The following proteins are encoded in a genomic region of Pan troglodytes isolate AG18354 chromosome 2, NHGRI_mPanTro3-v2.0_pri, whole genome shotgun sequence:
- the RPL29 gene encoding large ribosomal subunit protein eL29, protein MAKSKNHTTHNQSRKWHRNGIKKPRSQRYESLKGVDPKFLRNMRFAKKHNKKGLKKMQANNAKAMSARAEAIKALVKPKEVKPKIPKGVSRKLDRLAYIAHPKLGKRARARIAKGLRLCRPKAKAKDQTKAQAAAPASVPAQAPKRTQAPTKASE, encoded by the exons ATGGCCAAGTCCAAgaaccacaccacacacaaccaGT CCCGAAAATGGCACAGAAATGGTATCAAGAAACCCCGATCACAAAGATACGAATCTCTTAAGGGG GTGGACCCCAAGTTCCTGAGGAACATGCGCTTTGCCAAGAAGCACAACAAAAAGGGCCTAAAGAAGATGCAGGCCAACAATGCCAAGGCCATGAGTGCACGTGCCGAGGCTATCAAGGCCCTCGTAAAGCCCAAGGAGGTTAAGCCCAAGATCCCAAAGGGTGTCAGCCGCAAGCTCGATCGACTTGCCTACATTGCCCACCCCAAGCTTGGGAAGCGTGCTCGTGCCCGTATTGCCAAGGGGCTCAGGCTGTGCCGGCCAAAGGCCAAGGCCAAGGATCAAACCAAGGCCCAGGCTGCAGCTCCAGCTTCAGTTCCAGCTCAGGCTCCCAAACGTACCCAGGCCCCTACAAAGGCTTCAGAGTAG